ataccaaatGATAACAAAAAATTCATGGAATACTCGAGACACCGGGTGGAAGGAAATTTGGAAATATCCAGGTCCCCAACGTATTTGGTTCTTCCTATGGCTAGTTTGCAAACAACGGCTGCTCACCAATTTAGAAAGAGCACGAAGAGGGCTCAGCCACAACATCTCTTGCCCGGTCTGTCAACTTAACATAGAAGATGTTCTACACATTCTCAGAGACTGCCCGACAACTAAAGAAGTTTGGTTAAACATTGTCCCTCTAAACTAGCAAACCCATTTCTTTTCAAGTAATATTTTTGAATGGGTGGAGGAAATTTAAGACATCACGAGTGGCTGACATGGGCTAAAGCTTCTTGGCCCACCCTTTTTGGGCTAGTAGCATGGCGTATATTGAAGAATAGAAACCTATTAGTCCTTCAAGgtttaacatgaaatttagcAGAAACCATTAAGATTTATGTTTGTTGGGCAAGACAGTATACCAACACTCATGCGTGGGATTCATCTCAAGATTTAAATGAAGAATTCGAGCAGAACTTAGGAACAGCTGTTGAGTAAAGACGTAGATTTAggctttgtttttcttttaatttagcttgcttttccaccaaaaaaaaaatatttggttgGTATTTAATGGCTTAGAATGGTTGCCTTATTagttagaataattaaattcataattttttaattcattttaatactaGTGACaaattgtataaattgtttATGCCATTGTTAGAATTAAGCCTCCCCATTCTTAATGTTGCCGATAAATTAAACCTTGAGTGTTATGGTTGCCTTATTagttagaataattaaattcataatttttaattcattttaatactaGTGACAAACTGTATAAATTGTTTATGCCATTGTTAGAATTAAGCCTCCCCATTCTTAATGTTGCCGATAAATTAAACCTAGAGCGTTAAGTTATAAGATGATTGATCAACTAAGAAAGTAATTTCAACAAGCTACATCTTTACTATTAAATAGGTAATGAGAGAAAAGAATATCATCATTgagtttgttaaaattattgaatagcATGTTATagtttatctattttatattcttataattctgttaccatttttaaaatttttaaaattttaaaaatccgattaatatttttactattcaTTATTAATAtctttatcatattatttacataattctataaaataaaaacaatttaatatatttttagcaataaataaaaataaaataattcaaatattgtttcaccagtatttttaattaatgtcattaattaaatgataacaaTGTTATTATACACACCAACAACTCATGAATTGCAGGgataaaaattagtataatataaagcaaattttaactcaattttagaaataattagtTTCGGTGCAATTCTATAGCTgacatgtatatgttttatcttcttctcttttgtttttaaaatatttttaaatcattattaatatttttttgttgcatGTCCTTTTTacaagtgttttttttattgtatacTTTTTTGTACTGTGggtatatttttattctaaaaattatcaagtgttttttaagaaatagaaaattatttattgtgtATTTGATATtccaattattatatttttgtttttaattaacaaatatttctaATCCATTGTACGTTGGGggttcatttaatattttgggctataatttaatatgcttaaatatattttatcaatattttgtactgtaatttaatatacttaaatatacagttacataattaatagtactatattacttaaatatacTTATATAATAATGCCTAGACACTACTTTTACTAGATCAATTTAATAGAGGTTTTATTTCTACCAATGAGTAcacaatttattttactttttgataaaaaattaaatactattttgtaaataatactatttcattaaaaatacattatttctATATATGAAAAGCGTGTCCATGAGTATTGGCATAATGAAACCTGTCAGGGCGGAAAATGATAGGGATTTAGGGaaggaaaatttgtaaaattaatcaCCCAACTATTAGGATGTTCAATTACCTAACAATGACCATTTTATATGcagaataataaatttagccctccaatgtttacaaattatatcaatttagtcctaaatctaagtaatttaacaaatttaacaatcaaCTTTACACATTATGTTAATTTAGTCtatattcttaaaaattaaatttagaaaactttaaaaataaaaaatatttaaaactttatttttttgataaaaatacataaggttttttttaaaaatacatacaaaattataaccatatttataaataaatgaatatttattttctcatttttaacatgaaattatattttaaaataataattttataaataaaatgttaatcttataaataaaacaatttaagggGGAAAACCCATAAATAGTACTTAAACAGAttcaatttttctctttttttgacATTAGCAACCAATTACATTTCAAGTTGGGTAAAAAATTACAGTCTGAAGTTGAAAATTGGTGAAAACCAATATCTTTAGGTTGTTGCGTAAAATGAATTTGTTGTGTTTGAGGTTATGCTTGTGGGCGAACATGATTTGAGAATATATAGGTGATGATGAGGTCTTAGAGACCCAATAAAGTGGAAGGTCATTTCAACAGCTCTACAACCAGTTTATAGTTCGATGGTGCAATGATGGAAGATGTAAAAACAAAAGAGATCAAAGTAAGGGTTATTGGTACCAGTGGTTGTGGGCGAAGGCAATGTCCAATTCTTGGCAAATTTGACGAGGACTAATGAGAAATGCTagacttataataaaatttattatttataaaataaactaaaaaaaatatgaaagtttGAACCTGGTTCAGtcttaattgttgatttttaagtatatatattttatttataaaattattaaataaataaatttcatgtaaagaaagagagaaaatgaatgttcatttatttatatttttataaaatattatgtatttttattaaaatgaacttttaaataatttttcaaagttttaaaatttttattattcaattttaagaagattaaattgacataatgtGTAAAGTTGAGGgctaatttgttgatttttagaattaggattaaattgataaaaaatataaacattggATGGCTACATTTGTTATTatgtcaataaaaaaaaagccaCTGTTAGTGATTTAAGgaagagtgaccaaaatattaaaatttgataatattaatgACTAAAATAGACAATTTTAAACATGGGTGACCAAAACAGAAACACACTAATAATGCATTCCTTTAGGGAAATGGATAATGGGCTTATTCCGAATTCAGTGcctcacttttttttattatgcaattaagtcacTATTTGAAGCATTTAGCATGTTCAATTACGTCCATAccttgaattaattaattaattttattactaaatttagaCAAGTAAGTTATATTCTCttggaataataaaatattatgtttgaataaaattttaattatttataatgataataattgaaaaataatttattaatttaacaatttaaaaatatatttacaatttaaaaatattataacttgaaaatattttcatatatattttattaaatttgtataatCTTTTAGCattattatcatttataaaattaaacaataaattttgtaataaatttcCCACGCAAGTGGGGCAATTTTACTAGTACATGATGAAAATGGAGagataatctaataatattattaagcaACGTTGAAtgaaaagtaagaaaaatgcattatgggtaaattataaaaaataaaatatatatagcaatgtaattttttaaaaaatacctaaaatagaaaaatgttaaatttaagaaagaatagaaaaaagagtgtaataatgcttttatatatatatatatatatatatatatattatattcttCATGTCCAGTTTTATGGTCCATGTTCAGAGTTCGTATTTGTCCCTCCCGACAATGTCATCTCCAAAGTTCAAACTTGGATATCCTTCTTTTGGGAGTGCAATGTGCCTTACCATTATATCTGACCACTTGTTGGTATAATGCTATTATACATCAGTGATCACTAGCCCGAACCCCAGGTAGGATCCGGGTTATCTACTCGCGACCTGGATAGATCCCACCAAACGATTGAGTGTGAGGCAAACCGTGAGAGAACATCGAAGGGAGCTCGTAGACCCAGGTCGCAAGGAGAGCTCGCACGAACCAAGGGAAGGCCGTGGTCTTAGTTCGCATATACTCAAGGAGTTCGCAGAAGGGAGACCACATGGTCTGGCAAACAACCCAGAGTGAAACACGTGTCCGCCATGCCTGAAGTCCGTTTAGAATGTCAGTCTTAGGAATAATAGGGTCAAGTCATAAACAGTGAGGTCATGTcatgaacaataataatatatataaatacccgAATGTTCTCATTAATAAGATACGAGATAAAATTACTCAACAAATGCATatctttttaattgaatttgaatctaCATTGTGTATTATTATAACTTGATATCATACccaaaaattgtttttaataatggCACAAATAGAACGATTAACatgtataatgatttgtaaCTTTAggatcaaaatgaaataaagtaaactttaaaatatcaaaGTGATAATAGATGTTGACATCGTGATTCATAGGAGTGATGGGAGGAGGCAAGGGTTCCGAAcctctaaaattaaaaaaattatgcttttaGTCTCTggaactttataaaatttaaaataaattaattgtaaattatagTTTGACCCAAAAAATGATaactttttatttagttttttaatatatctataaaattacattttaattcttataaaatatatagcgTAATCTTAAccgaaaatttgaataataatatcaatatgtGGGTATATGTTGATTCTTGATGTATTGAAAAATTAGATggttgtttttatattttagttttggttGTGTACAAGTatacattcaaataaaaataatacaacttagattaataattaaatatgtaaatttgaaTTCCTTTCTGTTAGGTTGTTAATATTTGGTTAGTAACAGTTGAGGTCCTATATCTTAATATAAATACATGCATCTAACAATGATCAAATTATGAATAATACACAAAAGATTGACATCGCCAAAATAAGCATGTATCAGTTTAGTTTCTCATATTCTCTTTCATGCGTATCAACCTTAtatcatttgtttctattatacatttcaacaaaaataattgaGTTTCGGTATCTTTCATATTAGAAGAcagtaatttaaaatattaatataaaattaaagtcaATGAAATGAAATTCCGAAGAAAGATTGCAATTCAACTTCATAGCATGACAGCGAGTTCCCTCACGTTCAAACAAACTGCAAAAGGGACAATAATGATTTTTCAGAAGAGACTTCTAGAGCCGTGCAGAATTTAGAGGAAGAGGTTGaatatttctttccattttttttgggtttttatgtAAAATCAGTTTATTCCTTTCTTCCTTTCCCATATCTACAACACCACCACTTATTTCTccccccctctctctctctctttactCTCTTCCTTTATTATACTTGTTTCAACATAAAtctatgaaattattatttttaaattcatatcgctttaattcttttaatgggcaaaataccaaaaaaaaccctatttttttaaaatttaccgaaataggcccggtattttattatttaccggaatgggccatttttcccgaaatcgcgtccacgtcagcgcgatgtcaggggacatGTCAGAACatcacgtccacgtcagcgcgctttgcttacgtggacacaaatcgcgcctacgaggacgcgatttgctgacgtggatgaacaatttatattttttagcttggaaaactttgaaagtcCATAACTTGTCGTTCGATTGTCTGATTgagactttttttttatttcgaataacttttcgagatctacgcgctgaaaaagatccttttttgcccctaaatttcgattttttcggtttaaaattaaattttgaaacattcaaatcatcatttttcttatttatttgaattaaacaccagattttttttacagaattgttgtattagtttttctgatttgacacgtgtatggaataggtccgataaatcgttagagcgtaagtaatataattaaaataataacagtatttctataatatgtcaattaattagtttagcttagttggttaagatgcttgctcttttcccttagtaccttggttcaaatcttgttagtaacaattttgaatctttttgtacttgttgctattgatataatattgaagagttaattgattaaaaaaataaatacaagtacaaaaagattcaaaatttattttttcaaaataccaaaaaagccctatatttttaaaatttatcgaattgggcccgatattttatttttttgaccgttgggtactgttcacgcgcgggccgaaatcgcgtccacgtcagagcGAGATGttgacgtggatgcgatttcctgacgcgtaccctgacatcgcgctgacgtggacgcgatttccagGAAAAAGGACCATTcaggtaaataattaaaaaatgggcccatttcgataatttttaaaaaaaaaggcttttattggtaaattgccctcttttaattatttttatacatcaATTCACACAACATGCTTATTagataaacttttaaattttatgagttcaaccatatttaaataaagattaaatctagTGTTAATgtcaattgaaaattttaaatatatttctttttaaaggtaaattcattaattcattcgaCGAATGAAACCATACAATTCAAAGAAACAAATAGCAAATACTCATCATAGATGATGAAGGAGAAATTCCATCAACACAACAAATGGTTTAGCCTCAACATGATAGAACATTATAACACGTTAATAATTGgctttgtcacaactcaagtACGACACATCTAGAGTGATAAGGAAATCAGCCCCGGATAGTCCAAAACAGCGagaaaaaatagacaaaaaatCGAGTATTAACCAAATTAGAGAAAACGTCAACAAATTATCTCTGAAATCACTTATAAAACTAATATTACATGTATAAATAAGACTAAAAAACATGCTATGCTATACAAAAACTTAAGGAGAACCAATTTTTTAACAAGAAAATTCCGTATTCAGAAAGAAACCAATATATTATCATTTGTGGCCATGTCATTTCCCTTTtgtggcaaaaaaaaaaaaccaaaaccaaatttAAGTGGCCTATGAGAAATTGAGAATTAAAGCACCTTACgtaaccaaaataaatcaataaaaatattttaaccacacgtcataataaacaattttatgtataaaaaaatattaaaaaaaattttaagccaCATTTTAGGACCCGATATATCTTGTTCGTGCAGAATAACGGTGTCGTTTCCTATCATCTCTTTAGCTCATTAGCTTATCCTTCGTTTTTATATATACGGTATACGGACCATCCAAACTCGAAACTTGAACGTCGCTTCTTTTGTTAGAAAGACGTTAGTAGCGGCAAAATTTGAACGTTACTCTTAAGGAAGGATAATGCTATCCTTGCGCTTCGCTATTCCTACCGCAAATACATTAACTCCACCGAAGACTAAACCGAAACCGGGTTTAGTGGTACAAACCGCTTGGAACCAAACGGACCTTTTTCCTTCTCTTCCCAAACGATATGATTATAAGCTACAAGCAGCTACCACGGACTTATCTGTGGCGGGAGATATAACGGCGGAGGAGGTGGTGGAGCTGCCGGCGGAGCTGCGCAGAGAGTTGATGCCGAAGCACGTAGCGGTGATAATGGACGGGAACGGTCGGTGGGCTCGGCAGAAGGGATTGGCGACATCAGCGGGACACGAAGCCGGTGTAAAGGCGTTGAGGGAGCTGATCGAACTATGTTGCCAGTGGGGGATCCAGGTTCTGACTGTCTTCGCCTTTTCTTACGAGAACTGGATTCGTCCCAAGGTAATTTGTGTACTTGTAATTTCATATTATGGTTTTGATTAAGGTAAAGATGTAGAGAGGGTTAAATTTGGAGTGAATACTATGATTAATTGGGGGTGTAGTTGAAGTGCAGGTGGAGGTTGATTTTTTGATGAGTTTGTTTGAGAGAGCGTTGAAGTCTGAAGTGGAGTCATTTTCTAGGTAACTCCCCTTCGCTTCTCATTTTTATACCCAATTATTTTACTGCTTATACttccaaattaatttctaaatctattttttccagattaattaaatattaattcaattaagaaataattaatatataattaaattgttaattaaaaacTGTTATGTGCTAATTTgtttcatatgtttttttttttttttgtatatgaatgattaaattgttctattttaacaaatgttttttttttagattaaaacaatTTCTTGTATCTAGAATTATATAGCGGGATTCTCATATCTGATATCCTATTTTGATTGGAGCAGAGGAGGCATTCGAATATCAGTTATAGGGGATTCAACAAAGCTTCCCACATCGCTGCAAAAGTTGATCAACGAAGTTGAGGAGTCCACAAAACATAACTCCAGGCTCCAACTCATTGTAGCCGTCAGCTACAGTGGGAAATACGACGTCGTA
The window above is part of the Gossypium raimondii isolate GPD5lz chromosome 9, ASM2569854v1, whole genome shotgun sequence genome. Proteins encoded here:
- the LOC105799166 gene encoding dehydrodolichyl diphosphate synthase 2 yields the protein MLSLRFAIPTANTLTPPKTKPKPGLVVQTAWNQTDLFPSLPKRYDYKLQAATTDLSVAGDITAEEVVELPAELRRELMPKHVAVIMDGNGRWARQKGLATSAGHEAGVKALRELIELCCQWGIQVLTVFAFSYENWIRPKVEVDFLMSLFERALKSEVESFSRGGIRISVIGDSTKLPTSLQKLINEVEESTKHNSRLQLIVAVSYSGKYDVVQACRSIAEKAKDGQIQLDDINESLIEQELETNCTEHPYPDLLIRTSGELRVSNFLLWQLAYTELFFAQELWPDFRKDEFVDALSSYQQRQRRYGGRH